The Lolium rigidum isolate FL_2022 chromosome 2, APGP_CSIRO_Lrig_0.1, whole genome shotgun sequence genomic interval ACTTTTGCGTTTCTTTTATTCAGTTGACTTGTTTTCAGTTTTGCTTGCATTGTGTTGCATTTCTTCGGATTTTTTCCTCGCCTCACTTTTCGGTGTCGCTCTCCTAAACGCTGGGCTGCTTTAAAAAGAGAGTACCAGTCAACTTTGAAGCTCCTAAATGAGATTCCAGCTTAGGATTCCTTGTTTACCTTGCTTTGGAGTCTCAGGCAGATTTATTACCGTGCATGAGTGCATCTCCCTCAGCCCTGCCCAGGTCTACATGAACAACCGGCAAACCAACAATTCATTGGAACATATCTTCGCCATAGATGCAAGGGATCTATGGCAAAGATTTGTTCAGGTGACATCAAATTCGGCTTGATTAAACTGCAGAATGGTGCCCTTTCATGAGGTTTACTGCCAGTTCTGACATTGCACATCCGGCTTAGCCGTGGTAAAAACTGCCATGAATTTCCATGAGCAAATCTTGAGACCATGAGACATAAAAAAGTTCGCTTTCTTTTGGTTACCAGAAAGCAGCCACTTCTGTTTCTTTTTAAATTTACCTTTTGCCTTTAATTTATTCAGTTGACATGTTTTCCTTTTGCTTGTGTTGGGTCGCTTTTCTTCCTTATGTCACGTTTGGCATGGCTCTCCCAAACGCTCGGCTGCTTTCGGGAAAATAAAAGAGTAACGGTCAACTTGAACATTCCTAGGGAGATTTTAGCTTTGGATTCCTTCCTTGTTGTCTTAACTTTGGAGTCTCAGCCAAATTTGTTACCATGCATCACCTTCATGGCGACTTGGGGGAACCCTACCGCCCCAGTTGGTAACACCCCCCACCCCCCGACATCCCCTGGCTCCTCCGGCGGACGGAGACGGCGGGACACCgtgcttgtttttttttcttgagtTGGTCCCCATCCCCATCGATTTGCCTCCAAGCAAGGTGGTGCTGGAAATCAGTGGCTGCCCATGGACGCACGCATGGTCTCCAAGACGGCGGCAAGTTCGTGGGCACCAGTCTTGCGCCGAGAGAGATCATCCTTGTTACAAGCatcatttttttttcgataagggagcatcgccccagtctctgcatcaattgatgcacacggcttCTTTATTATTAATCAAACATACGAGTTCAACGAAGATCAATCATTACAATCAATCAAAATGTAGAGTCGATACTAAGATCAACCAAAAGAAAACACTGCCTATAGAAGAGCTATGCATtggctattctattaagatgccgccatccagtagcctggaaaaagcaATCCTGAGCAACTACATGTTACAAGCATCATGTAGTATAGTACATGGCAGGAAGCTTTGCGGGGTAGGGGTCGGCGCGGCTCGGCTCCTCGACCTAATCTTGACGCTGCCATGCCAGCTATGGATCTACCATCAGTGCTCCACTATTGTCAGCACCTTCTTGTACGCCAAGACATCTTAAGTTGGGTGCTGCCAATCATGAGGAATATGAAGACGATTGTGTTGGTTAACCATTGAATCTTGATGGATCAGTTTGTGATCAGAAGTGATGGCGGAGGTTAGTTTGGATGCGGTGAAGTCTGTGAGCCAGATGATTAATGTTTTGCAGCAGTCTCAGTAAGTGGTGGTGGCAATAGAGTGGAACTTTTTTCTTGGTGATGCTCTTGGGCACCAAGTCTTGATTTCCGGCATGATAACCCAAGGTCGGACCTATACTAGCCTtaccaaagaaaaaagaaaaacatcaCCCTCTTCTCTGCTGTGGTTTGCTCTGCCCAATTCGACATGAAGAAGAGCCGGCAAACCATCAATTCATTCGAACGTACCATTCGCTGCGGGTGGTCCCGTCGCAAACCATGATTGCCACCTGGGACATGAGGCCCACCACCTGACCAAGGAGAACCAATCACTGGCTAATTACTGCTTGCCCGGCCGACACGCAGTTAAGAAGCCATCAGTGCTTGAGCGAATCAATCAATGGCCTGATGATGTACAACAGCTACAGTACGTACGGGGCTGCTGCTCACGTGCCCACCATTCCTCACAAGTCACACCCATCACGTGAGTACGTGACAGTATCTGATCCCCACCACCCTGGCCCGGTTGCAAATTGTGCAATTAATTAACTTGGCCCCCTGTCGCCGATCCAGATCCGATCGGATCATCAAAAGTGAGAGAGCTCGGTGCATGGCGTAGTCACCATGCGTGCACGCTCGGCCACGCATCAGCCGCGCGACCTGCTCCGGTCTCCAACGGTCGGCTGCTCCCGCCGTCCGAAAAGAACAACAATTTTTATTGCGGCAACGGTCGGATCGTTCTGGCGGATGACGGCGGCAAAAGGAATCCAGGAGTGTGTGTGCACCTGCGCCTCGTAGCCGTTGAGGCGTTTGAATCCTCGGCAGATGCGGCGGCGGTGTGCTTctgaggctgctcatagtgggaagtaacttacactagtaacatatgtcatgttactagtctaggttactaccttcatagtgggtagtaacttgtgGTATCATGCAttatatcatttattatgttgtagactcatcttgccttgaggtgtatgatgttatggtaacatagctagttaccacctcactctctttcttcatttattagcatggcatgtcaccaaaatgccttgagatgtgtgatgttactagctatgttactcccactatgagcagtcttagcgaccaaccatgtacaatggtgatagaTAAATGTTGAGATGGAGAAGAGAGAGATGGAATTTTTTTTTTATCGTCTCTTAGCTAAGTGATAATCCCTTAGTACAATCTCCCTCACCACATATTTAGGATGTCTCATtactaaagataagactaaaaaataacaTATAGTACATTATGTTTTATTATTATATCTAAATTACGTGGCACAATTAAGATAAGAtgatcttatcaaccattgcacatgccctaagATCGATCCATTCAGTAATTGTCACTTTAAACGCCTTCTCCTCGAGTGATATTTATCTATTCATGAATCATGATGAGCTTACCTTTCATCATAAAACTTAAGGGCTTCCGAAACGCTCCTTGGTTGCCCCAGGCGACTAGGGGTGAAACCCTATGTCCCGCCCCCACCTCCTCTTCCCTGCCTCCTGGCCGCCGTCGACACTACATGGTGGCGCACCTTTCTTTACCTGGAGCAATGAGAGTTGTGCAGGGCGGCGTCCTCCTTGGCGGCAGTGCCTACCATCGGAGGTCGGCATGGCCTGGCGGGGCAGCGGTCGGCGAGGTGCGCCAGGGGGGGCTACTACAAGTGGAGGTGTGGGGAGCGGTGCTTGGGGCTGCTGGGACCCGAGCGGTGGCGGGGTGCCTCCTCGAAAGTGTGTGTGTGCATCACGAAGTGTGTGCACGTGCCCTCTGCCTAGAGGGCGATGTCGGGTCAGCCTGTTTGTGAGTGTTGGTGGCGACGCAAGAGGCAGCGACGGATCTGGAGGCGGGGAACACGGTCTTTTCCCAACATCTCGTTGTGGTGAGGCGGAGACACGAGCCTCTACCAATCCCCGAGGTTGGTCGGCACCTCATCGCAACGGTCGTGGATTGGGGCCTGGCGTCGTTATGTGCCGACGATTGAGGTCGTCGTCTTTGTCCTTATCAGATTCTGTGAAAGTGCGGCTCGGCCACCGACAGAGATGCCACATTCGGCTTGCGCAGATTGCCAGATCTCACGGCTGATGGGAGGTAGGTTTGGCCGGTAGGTCTGGCGGTGGCGAGCAGGTGGCTTCTGTGACGTGTGGATGGGTGGTTGTCTTCGATGTGGGCCGGTGTGGGAGGGGCTAGGAAGAAGGGTTTGTGTGGGCGCATTCTAGGATGACTCCTCGCCGTTGGGACGGGAGCAGGGGCTCGCTCCCCTTCTCTCCCATGTTTGCTTGCACCGGCGCGGTCTGAGCGACTTCTCGGTCTCATCCTCCACTCAGCCCTCGCTCGGCCTCCTCTGGTCCAACGAGGAAAGGTCTCGGCTTTCTGATCTCTCGGTGCTTCTCTGGTGATGTGGTTGTAGCACAATGGGTGCTCATGAATGTCGATGCAGTCCCCACTTGGTCTTCTCGGAGTGCTTGATGTGCGGTTAAAGCCGACAGCACAAGTGAAAGCCATGGCTGATCTATCCGTTGCCGATGATAGTGACGATCTTGGGCGCCTCAACTTTGCATCCATCATGGCCGGATGTCTCTAGGTAAGACCATTTGGGTCGAGCAACGGCGTCGCTTCGGTGTCGCTCTCCCCGGCGTTGCTTTTGAGATCTCTTCGCTTGCTTACTGCCGCATGGTCACCTATGGCTGGCATATGCACTGGTGAAGTTGGTTGGTGGGGATTCGAGTGTTTGTCAGTGGGTGACATCCTCCGCTCTtcatcctcgaaataggctttcacactagtagaaaaagaggcttccatcctccctcattagtcccggaaatattcgaaccgcgactaaagggggctttagtcgcggttcgggaggcaacccgcgactaatgctctaccaaccgggactaaagggcggtggagggacgcggccggcggaaaaacctttagtcgcggttgggaacaccaaccgcgactaaagggtagccctttagtcccggttggtgtccccaaccgcgactaaaggttttccgAGTTTTtatactcccacgcaccctgcacaccCCTCACCCCccaccgtggatcgcctttttttggtttgtaaaatacaaaagaaaatgatagaaaattcaaaaaaaaattattttcagattcttgtatgttatgcaacctactattcggagaaattaagaaattcgaattttcaccttttttgcaaaaaaaagtttaaaaaatggtaaaaccgcaataacttttgcatacgacgtcggaaaaaaacgtataatatatcaaaaaaatcctggaaaaaagttacatccgaattcacctgggtttacccggttagccaatttttagattctcaaaattccaaatggaaatacgaaagcaggaagattttatttttgctataaattacggattttatatttttaaaatttttcaaaaaataaaattaataatggcatccagcataaagattactattacttttaccaaattttttgattttcaaatttttaggttttaggttttgcaaaaaaaaaatctaaaaaaaattaaaaaattaaaaaaaataaaaattaaaaagttaatgtttatttatttattcacgattattattacatcattatttttgtttatgaaaaaaattatttgaaattcaaacaataaaaaaatgtgacatcgaccaacatgttaataggattgatatgatactagtatcacatacatacgCGCGTAGCatttggatgcgggacggaatggaactcggaagttaagcgtgctagaggtggagtagtgggaggatgggtgaccgagcgggaagtttgaccacgagtaagtaatttgactagagataagtgtagttagagatagagactaagctatgcaaataactgaaataatagaaattctgaaaaaaaaagaaaaaaaaaacggagtgaaaaaaaattagaaacccaaatgaattaaagaaaattaacgaaatagcctttagtcgcggttggccaggagaaccacgactaaaggtcctccaccCCGACGGACGCCTGGcgtccacgtggacgggcctttagtcgcggttcgtaagcaaccacgactaaagggggggcctttagtcgcgcttagttagtcgcggttgcgcaaccgcgactaaaggccatttttgtaCCAGTGATCACCCCgccatattaatatagcaacgaaCCGATAGATTGAGACCACCGCTGAGGTAAACAACACAACAAAGctcaaaagaaacaaaagaagaagaaaaaaggaagcaaagttgACAAAGTTGGATTGACGAAAATGCTAATGATCCGGAGCCGTTGTGCCCTACAGAGAATTCCCAGCACAAGCTTAGCCCTTCAAAGCGCCGCATAccaaagcaacaccttcaagaagggatgctCTTCATCAAGGCATCCTTATGTTTTATCTTAGCTCGTTGTAGGCGTGTAATTTCTAGCCGGTTGAGGGGTTTGTTAATTTAAAGTTGAGGGTGTGAGTTTTGTTTCTAAAAGTAATGTGACTTTGTGCTGGCGATGCATCATCAACCTAATTAAGCACGAGATCATGAGCTAATCAGAGCCACGAAGCCAGGCCCCACCTGATCTCCTCCAACGGACACCTGCGTGCTCCATGGAGCAGTTCCCTCGTGGACCAGAAAGAACACCATCAGCAGCAGCAAAAAGAGAGAGATACGTAATAAACAAAGCCGCAACGCCAGGTTCGCTCAACGTCACGCATGCACGCGCACATCTCGGGCGAAACCAAACCAGCGAGAGACGATTTCAAATCTCGCCGGCCTCAGCTCAGCTCAGCTGTGAGACCACAGTAGACGGATCGCGTAACAAATTCTCCGATCGCTCGCCCCCAAGCTCTGCATATATATACCggctccacaccttccaactccgATCTTATTCTTTCCGATTCCTGCTCCCACCCCGAGCTAGCCACGAGTACACAGCCATGGGGCTCTGTTTCAGCAAGAAGCACCCGGAGAAGGCGCCGTCACAACCGCCGGCCCCGGCACCGCAGCCTATCGCGGTGGCCGGCGCCAAGCCCAAGAAGCCCAGCAAGGTCGCCGCGGCGACGGTGCCAACCGACGAGAAGGCCAAGAAGGCGCCGCCGCAGCCAAAGCGGGCGTCCAACGCGGAGGACTCCAAGAAGGCGGCGCCGATCGTCGTGAAGGCCAAGGCGGCAGCGGTCGCGGAGGAGGCGAGGCCGGCTGCGGCGGCAGTGGTGGCCAAGGGGCCGGCGCCGGTGCGCACGTCGAGCTGCACCAAGGAGGAAGTTGACGCGATCCTGATCCAGTGCGGCCGCCTCAGCCGGAGCTCCTCCGGGACCGGCATGGCCGCGGCGTCGAGCGAGACCGGCGGGCACCGGAGGCATTCGGGGTCGAAGAGGAGCTGCGACCTCGATCGGGAGAGGAGCGgtgcggaggaggagggcgactgGGAGAGGGTCCCGGTGTCGAGGCCGTCGCCACACCGCGGCTCGCCGCAGAGGAAGCGGTCGGGCAGCCGGGAGAGGAccagcggcggcgggagccgCAGGTCGAGCCGGTCGCCTGGACGGCGTGGGGATGGCGCGGCCTCCGCGAGCTGCGGCGGTGCCAGGCAGCAGCAGCCTGGGAAGATGGTCTCCGTGCCGGCGAGGGAGAAGGGGCCCGCCGCGTCGTCTGGGAAGCGGTGCGCGTCTCCGCGGTCCAGCTCGCCTGCGAGGGTGGTGGCAGCAGCTGGGAACGAGAATGCTGGTGGCGGGCAGCAGAAGACCGCGGCGCAAGCGCCGTCGCTGAGCCGGAGCTCGTCCAGGAAGGCCGAGCAGTCGCCGCTCCGGCGCAGCCCCATGGCAGAGATCGACGAGAATTCCCTCCGCAACAACAACAATATCAGCAGCACCAATGCCAAGCCCCTGAAGGTAAAGACACAGCAAAACCTCGAATTTTAACGCCAGTTCTTTTCTTTTGCAATTCGCCACCTGTCATCGTATTCAACCCGCTCACAACCTTCAAAATTACACCAGAAACCGACGGAGATAGCCGTTGCCACCCCGACCAGGAAGACCACCACGGAGCGTGCAAAGGAGCAGAGTTCACTGAAGGAGAAGCCGTCAGAGACCAGAGCACCACCTTCGTCGAAGACCACCGCCGGGACGCGCACGGTGAGCGTCGTGGCCGAGAGCACCCACCCGAGGTCAGGCTGCCGGTCGCGCCGCGCGTCGCGCGACTTCGACCAGAACCCCAACCTGTACCTGCTGGAGGACATCCAGAGCTACCACACCTCCGCCGCGGCAGCGGCAACGGCGCCGTCCTTCACGCTGCCAGCCTGCGTCTCCAAGGCGCAGTCCATCGTCGACGCCGTGgccgacctcaactcctcctcttcGGAGAGCCGCTCCTTCGGGCCTGGACGGAGCGCGGACGACAAGGGCTCCGTCAACGCGGCGGTCGGCGGGGACGTGGACCTGGCCGAGCCGAGCGTGCACAAGTACGTGTCGGTGCGGGACATCCGCGGCCGTGGGGAGACCGAgatgcaggaatccgccgggagcaACACCCTGTCCGGCAACGTGTGGACGCCGTCGTGCGAGTCCACGGACCGGACGTGGAGCACGTCGCGGTCGTCCAACCACGGCGACGAGGTCGTCGAGCAGCCCCGGCAGAGCAGCAAGCAGAGGCCGGCCGCGCAGCCGGAGCCCAGCGTTCGCTCGCGTGCCGGCAGCTCCGGAGCTGCCAACAATGCTCACCGCGGACGCAGCGCTCATCGCGGCAGTGGCAGCGGCGCCGTGGCCAGCGGCCGATCGGGTGCCCGTGGCGTCGTCTCGGCGAGCTCGTAGTGGAGGGGAATTAGGCCGAGCTGTAGTTGGCGTTGCTAGCGGCAAGACGGATTGCTGCTTTCGCATTTGTTTTGTGTTTCTGTTGTTTGGCGATACATTGTTCAGATGTAGTCGTGCTCTGGCATTAGCAATGTGTACCGTGTTTACCTATCTGCTAGTATTAGCATTTGTTGATCATGGTTTGTGTCCAAACTAGTATCCTCTGTTCAGGGGCAGCCTTTTCCTGTTGATTGTGTTATCTGGATCATCATCAGAAGGACCGTATGCAGAAGAGATTCTCTTCTAAAGTTTCTCATGTTTCGCATTATGCAACACAATTGCCTCAAATGTGTCCGATAAGAAATAAGCACTGTTGTTTCTTGCCGTTCTAGCATAACCATTTTGACCGTCATTTCTCTAGTGAAGGAAAATTGGTTCAATACCATCAAAAGATCCGCACTTTACAAAAATACCATCGAAAGATTGGGCTTTAGGAAAATACCACGAAACCTTGCTCCATTACTTGTTTCTACCATCACCGGTGAAACTACAAATCAATAACGGAGTAAGCTGCCAGTGGTATTTTTCTCAAGCCTGTATAACACCTTTGTAGTCTATGTCATGTACGTATACACCAGCACTGATGTAGTGATGTGAGGACTTTGGTGATGAATCTTTTGTTTGCGACATTGGCCAACGGGAGTACACTAGTCGATGAATCTTTTGTTTGCGACATTGGCCAACGGGAGTACACTAGTCGATGAATGGATATGATTAAGAATTCCATCAGCAAAGCTTTCATAGCTCAGTTGGTTAGAGCACCCGTTTAGTAAGCGGGAGGTCTTGAGTTCAACTCTCAATGAAAGCAATTATATATTACTCTTTTTTAGCTCAAAAAATGTGAAAGATATGATtaggaagtaaataaagaattagAAAATTTTAGTAAGTCTTAAATCAGCTAAGCTTTCATAGCTCAGTTGGTTAGAGCACCCGTTTAGTAAGCGGGAGGTCTTGAGTTCAACTCTCAATGAAAGCACTAATTTTTACATTTTTCGCACCAAAATCTTTCTGAATTCTGAATTGCAACTGAATTAGCATCGGGATCATCTGTATGCAACTGAATAATAAA includes:
- the LOC124687556 gene encoding uncharacterized protein At1g65710-like is translated as MGLCFSKKHPEKAPSQPPAPAPQPIAVAGAKPKKPSKVAAATVPTDEKAKKAPPQPKRASNAEDSKKAAPIVVKAKAAAVAEEARPAAAAVVAKGPAPVRTSSCTKEEVDAILIQCGRLSRSSSGTGMAAASSETGGHRRHSGSKRSCDLDRERSGAEEEGDWERVPVSRPSPHRGSPQRKRSGSRERTSGGGSRRSSRSPGRRGDGAASASCGGARQQQPGKMVSVPAREKGPAASSGKRCASPRSSSPARVVAAAGNENAGGGQQKTAAQAPSLSRSSSRKAEQSPLRRSPMAEIDENSLRNNNNISSTNAKPLKKPTEIAVATPTRKTTTERAKEQSSLKEKPSETRAPPSSKTTAGTRTVSVVAESTHPRSGCRSRRASRDFDQNPNLYLLEDIQSYHTSAAAAATAPSFTLPACVSKAQSIVDAVADLNSSSSESRSFGPGRSADDKGSVNAAVGGDVDLAEPSVHKYVSVRDIRGRGETEMQESAGSNTLSGNVWTPSCESTDRTWSTSRSSNHGDEVVEQPRQSSKQRPAAQPEPSVRSRAGSSGAANNAHRGRSAHRGSGSGAVASGRSGARGVVSASS